In Stutzerimonas stutzeri, a genomic segment contains:
- a CDS encoding SAF domain-containing protein: MISHCFVRLIMQHYKDLQISRVLTRRSIGTLGDFPLQEVLTNSIDELIEHSDIIVECTGDVFFGTEVIERAFEAGLPVVTVNAELQVTTGSYLSGKGLLTEAEGDQPGSLAALREEALQMGFQPLVYGNMKGYLNHNPSREDMAYWAKRQGISIEQTTSFTDGTKVQIEQVVVGNGFGATITRRGLEGLASTDLNRSGNVLGLIADGLGQPIVDYVLPSGYPAGGVFLVCRHDQEQAPAIEYFKLGPGPYYVLTRPFHLCSLEVGKTVRRVLAGGGVLLNNSVQPTLGVAAVAKRDMKAGEVISRGIGGFDVRGEAVRLIDELDHVPIGLLRNTVLKRAVEPGQLITFDDVDIQPSRALDLVFQQRHKVMERDESRIRPDGIVQQAQK; encoded by the coding sequence ATGATCTCGCACTGTTTCGTTCGACTGATCATGCAGCACTACAAGGATCTGCAGATCAGCCGGGTCCTGACCCGTAGAAGTATCGGGACCTTGGGCGATTTTCCTCTCCAGGAGGTTTTGACGAACTCCATCGACGAACTCATCGAGCACTCGGACATCATCGTCGAGTGTACAGGCGACGTGTTCTTCGGAACGGAAGTGATCGAGCGCGCATTCGAAGCCGGACTGCCGGTCGTCACCGTCAATGCGGAGCTTCAGGTCACCACCGGTTCCTATCTGTCTGGTAAAGGATTGCTGACTGAAGCCGAGGGCGATCAGCCCGGCTCATTGGCCGCGTTGCGCGAGGAGGCCTTGCAAATGGGCTTTCAGCCGCTCGTATACGGCAATATGAAGGGCTACCTGAACCACAATCCGAGCCGCGAGGACATGGCCTACTGGGCCAAGCGGCAGGGCATCAGCATCGAGCAGACCACCTCTTTCACCGATGGCACCAAAGTGCAGATCGAACAGGTGGTGGTCGGTAATGGTTTCGGCGCGACCATTACCCGACGCGGCCTGGAAGGCTTGGCCTCCACCGACCTGAACCGTAGCGGTAACGTCCTTGGACTGATCGCCGATGGCCTCGGCCAGCCCATCGTCGATTATGTTCTGCCCAGCGGCTATCCGGCTGGTGGGGTTTTTCTGGTCTGCCGGCACGACCAAGAGCAAGCCCCGGCGATCGAATACTTCAAGTTGGGCCCTGGTCCGTACTATGTGCTGACGCGTCCGTTTCACCTGTGCTCGCTTGAGGTCGGAAAGACGGTGCGCCGCGTTCTGGCCGGTGGTGGCGTGCTGCTGAATAACTCTGTTCAGCCCACCTTGGGTGTCGCGGCGGTAGCCAAGCGCGACATGAAAGCCGGCGAAGTGATCAGCCGGGGTATCGGCGGCTTCGATGTGCGTGGCGAAGCGGTGCGGCTAATCGATGAGCTCGATCATGTGCCCATCGGTCTGCTGCGCAATACCGTGCTCAAGCGAGCCGTCGAGCCAGGCCAATTGATCACCTTCGACGACGTCGATATTCAGCCTAGCCGCGCTTTAGACCTCGTTTTTCAACAGCGTCATAAAGTGATGGAGCGGGACG
- the rfbD gene encoding dTDP-4-dehydrorhamnose reductase, which produces MDQIYAVVLSYKRKGLLKRCLDGISAQTRPCDAIIVVDNASHDGTEEMLLESGIANLKVYVLSRNTGASGGFSAGFRIAYQQGADFVWMMDDDVIPEPDALEQLVEADKRLRARDKPHSFLVSTAHTEDGLLTNVPRIDERTNAIDYENWPALLDIGVIPVRPATFVSILVPRTSLRQHGLPIAPMFMWGDDTEFTLRITQEVPGYLVAASRVLHMRRVSGAIDILRETDPDRVALHRHLVRNELFVARKYFRKRRMLGLLASRLGQAAQMLQRGQFGKARIVMSGLLESVRFSPEPEGADAPVEALGVSVRELIPKSLSAASTTVDPRTPSETPSALASEPSAEPEKLEATHPPQPRPNMRVLVCGAGGQVGRCLVNQAASFGLEAIGLTRQDLDITVPAQINQAIERYQPALIINAAAYTNLDHAEAEVVHAEAVNRDGAANLAQAARHFGIPLFHLSSEYVFKGDASVPYRESDPAVPICVYGETRRAGEIAISETLDRYLILRTSWIYGEHGNNFVKTMLNLGRKTDEISVVSDQIGCPTRSRSVARVLIELALRYCRDGDLEWGLYHYSGTSPCSWAEFAVEVFREAERAGLIDKAPHVLPVTSGSLPRAAARPAWSVLDCSRIESTFGIKPKPWRDELRHVIRQMSDVPSTPFGPVPSRVPFRTYPQIGGEGPSLAQFAVAQGAGQR; this is translated from the coding sequence ATGGATCAGATATACGCCGTTGTACTGTCGTACAAACGTAAAGGCTTGCTTAAGCGTTGCCTGGACGGCATCAGCGCTCAAACCCGGCCATGCGACGCCATTATCGTCGTCGATAACGCCAGTCATGACGGGACCGAGGAGATGCTGCTCGAGTCAGGAATTGCAAACCTCAAGGTATACGTACTGTCGCGCAATACCGGTGCCTCGGGAGGTTTCAGTGCCGGGTTTCGCATCGCCTACCAACAGGGTGCCGATTTTGTCTGGATGATGGATGACGATGTCATTCCCGAGCCGGATGCCTTGGAACAGTTGGTCGAGGCTGATAAGCGGCTTCGTGCGCGTGACAAACCACACTCATTCCTCGTTTCGACGGCTCATACCGAAGACGGGCTACTGACCAATGTTCCTCGCATCGATGAACGTACCAATGCCATTGATTATGAGAATTGGCCAGCACTGCTCGACATCGGGGTGATTCCCGTGCGTCCGGCTACCTTCGTCTCGATCCTCGTCCCTCGGACGTCGTTACGGCAGCATGGCCTGCCTATCGCACCCATGTTCATGTGGGGCGACGATACCGAATTCACCTTGCGCATCACCCAGGAGGTACCGGGTTATCTGGTGGCGGCGAGCAGGGTGCTGCATATGCGACGGGTCAGCGGTGCCATCGATATTCTCCGAGAGACGGACCCGGACCGGGTGGCGTTGCATCGACATCTGGTGCGCAATGAACTATTCGTGGCGCGCAAATACTTTCGTAAGCGCCGAATGCTGGGGTTGCTGGCTTCACGCCTAGGGCAAGCTGCGCAAATGCTGCAGCGTGGTCAATTCGGCAAAGCCAGGATCGTGATGAGTGGTCTGCTTGAAAGCGTACGCTTCTCGCCGGAACCAGAAGGGGCCGACGCACCGGTGGAGGCGCTGGGTGTAAGCGTACGCGAACTGATCCCAAAGTCGTTGAGCGCTGCCTCGACGACGGTTGATCCGCGGACTCCCTCCGAGACGCCATCAGCCTTGGCGAGCGAACCTTCCGCGGAGCCGGAAAAGCTGGAAGCAACACATCCCCCACAACCCAGGCCGAACATGCGCGTCCTGGTATGCGGCGCGGGTGGCCAAGTGGGCCGTTGTCTGGTCAATCAAGCCGCCAGCTTTGGGCTGGAGGCCATCGGGCTGACGCGTCAGGATCTCGATATCACCGTGCCTGCGCAGATCAATCAGGCGATCGAACGCTACCAGCCGGCGCTGATCATCAACGCAGCGGCGTATACCAACCTCGATCATGCCGAAGCCGAGGTCGTCCATGCCGAAGCGGTGAACCGCGACGGTGCCGCTAATCTGGCTCAGGCCGCCAGGCACTTCGGAATTCCATTGTTTCACCTGTCCAGCGAATACGTCTTCAAGGGAGACGCCTCGGTGCCTTATCGGGAATCCGACCCGGCAGTGCCGATCTGTGTGTACGGCGAAACGCGACGGGCAGGGGAGATCGCCATCAGCGAGACACTGGATCGATACCTGATTCTGCGCACCAGCTGGATCTATGGCGAGCACGGCAACAACTTCGTCAAGACCATGCTGAATCTCGGTCGCAAGACCGACGAAATTTCAGTCGTCAGTGATCAGATCGGCTGCCCGACCCGCTCACGCAGTGTCGCGCGGGTGCTGATCGAATTGGCGCTGCGCTACTGCCGCGACGGCGATCTCGAATGGGGGCTTTATCATTACAGCGGCACTTCGCCCTGTTCGTGGGCTGAGTTCGCCGTCGAGGTTTTCCGCGAAGCCGAGCGGGCCGGCCTGATCGACAAGGCGCCTCACGTGTTGCCGGTAACCAGTGGGAGCCTGCCCCGCGCTGCGGCCAGGCCCGCCTGGTCGGTGCTCGATTGCAGCCGGATTGAAAGCACCTTTGGTATCAAGCCCAAGCCATGGCGCGACGAACTGCGCCATGTGATCAGGCAAATGAGCGACGTGCCATCGACTCCGTTCGGACCGGTGCCAAGCCGTGTGCCATTCAGGACCTATCCGCAAATTGGCGGTGAAGGGCCTAGCCTGGCCCAGTTTGCGGTCGCGCAAGGAGCAGGCCAACGCTGA
- a CDS encoding NADP-dependent oxidoreductase, giving the protein MIQNPQHNRRVHLASRPHGAPTTDNFRLETGPVPKPEDGQLLLRTVYLSLDPYMRGRMSAGPSYAPPLEVGDVMVGGTVSRVVESRHADYREGDWVLSGNGWQDYAVSNGEGLLKLDREMAHPSHALGVLGMPGFTAYMGLLDIGQPKAGETLVVAAATGPVGATVGQIGKLKGCHVVGIAGGPEKCRHAVETLGFDACIDHRADEFAQHLAKHCPDGIDVYFENVGGKVFDAVLPLLNTSARVPICGVVAQYNSTDLPDGPDRLPLLLDTILKKRMRMQGFIIFNDYGHRYDEFARDMSAWYAEGKIKYREQIVQGLENASEAFIGLLEGKNFGKLVVQVGEA; this is encoded by the coding sequence ATGATCCAGAATCCGCAACACAACCGTCGCGTTCACCTCGCCTCTCGCCCTCATGGCGCACCGACGACCGATAATTTCCGCCTGGAAACCGGGCCAGTCCCCAAACCCGAGGACGGCCAGTTGCTGCTGCGCACCGTTTATCTGTCTCTAGACCCTTACATGCGTGGTCGGATGAGCGCCGGGCCTTCCTATGCCCCGCCCCTGGAAGTAGGTGATGTCATGGTCGGCGGCACGGTCAGTCGGGTCGTCGAGTCCCGCCACGCGGATTACCGGGAAGGCGACTGGGTGCTCAGTGGCAACGGCTGGCAGGACTATGCCGTGTCCAATGGTGAAGGTTTGCTCAAGCTCGACCGGGAAATGGCCCATCCGTCCCATGCCCTGGGCGTGCTGGGCATGCCGGGCTTCACCGCTTACATGGGGCTTCTCGATATCGGTCAGCCGAAGGCCGGGGAAACGCTGGTGGTCGCTGCCGCCACCGGACCGGTGGGTGCCACGGTAGGGCAGATCGGCAAGCTGAAAGGCTGTCATGTGGTGGGCATCGCTGGCGGGCCCGAGAAGTGCCGGCATGCGGTCGAGACGCTTGGTTTCGATGCGTGTATCGATCATCGCGCGGACGAATTCGCGCAGCACTTGGCCAAGCACTGCCCGGACGGCATCGATGTGTATTTCGAGAACGTCGGCGGCAAGGTATTCGATGCCGTGTTGCCCTTGCTCAATACCAGTGCTCGAGTGCCGATCTGCGGCGTGGTTGCCCAGTACAACAGCACCGATTTGCCGGACGGGCCGGACCGCCTGCCCCTGCTGCTCGACACCATTCTGAAAAAGCGCATGCGCATGCAGGGCTTCATCATCTTCAACGACTACGGCCACCGCTACGACGAGTTCGCCCGCGACATGAGCGCATGGTATGCCGAGGGCAAGATCAAGTACCGCGAGCAGATAGTGCAAGGCCTGGAAAACGCCTCCGAGGCGTTTATCGGCCTGCTCGAAGGTAAAAACTTCGGCAAGCTGGTGGTCCAGGTGGGCGAAGCTTGA